The genomic window AGGTGGGACGATAGGCAACAGAACAAAACACAGGCCCGTAGTGATGGAGACTATGGCAAACAAAGTACGCCGTGAGGCCACCTTGTCCGTGATGATCCCTGCCGGCGTCTGGAACAAAAGGGTTCCAAGTCCTGCGGTGGCTGTGGCGACCCCGATTGCGTCGTACCGCCAGCGAGCATCTTTCAGGAATGCACTGAGCACGGGAAGCAGGACCCCAACCGACTCTGCCTGGAAGAAATTTGCGGCATTCAGGCCAATCCGGCTGCGGGCTGAGAAGGGCCAGCCGGATTGGGCCATTTCTTTCATCCAGCGGTTAGACTGGAAAGCATTTCTCAGAGTTGTCTGTCACGCTACGCTGCGCCCCGCACTTTGCCATACGCACCTTCTTGCATCAAGACCACCAGGCGCATCGATCAACCCATGTACATGCCGCCGTTGACATCCAGGACATGTCCCGTGATGTAAGAGGCATCATCGGAGGCAAGAAAACGGACAGCCTTGGCAACATCCTCTTCCGTCCCGGGCCGTCCCAGAGGAACCTGCGTCAGCATGGCCGTGCGCTGCTTTTCATCCAGCACAGCGGTCATCGCGGTTTCGATGTACCCGGGGGCCACTGCGTTCGCTGTAATGTTACGTGAGGCCAGCTCGCGCGCGAGGGACTTGGTGAAGCCGATAAGACCAGCCTTGCTGGCAGCGTAATTTGCCTGTCCTGCCTGTCCAGTTTCCCCTACAACACTTGAGATATTGATGATGCGTCCCCAGCGCGCCTTCAGCATGGGACCAATCAGCGCCTGCGTGAGAAGGAATGTTCCGGTGAGGTTAGTGGCGATGACGTCGTCCCAGTCTGAGCGTTTCATGCGCAGCAGTAATGTGTCTTTTGTAATGCCAGCGTTGTTGACCAGGATATGTACGGTGCCGAAATGGTCCTGAACTGCTTTGGCCGTGGACTTGATGGATTCTTCGTTTGCAATATCAAGGACAAACGCTTTAGCAGTGCCACCATTCGCGGTGATTTCAGCAGCGACTTGATTCAGCTTTTCCTCATTACGGGCAGCAAGAGCAATCTTTGCTCCGGCGTGGGCCAGCGCAATCGCGCAAGCGCGCCCAATTCCTTGGGAAGCTCCGGTAACAAGCGCAGTTTTTCCCTGTAAAGATGACATGGTGTTCTCGGCTTTCTTTTTGAGAAGTGCAAATGAAATTATAGAAGGGCCGCATCTTCACCGGCGGGAAAGATCATTTTGAAGCATCAGAGGGGCTTCGCTACGGGCACAGGTGCAGCGGAGGCATGTTTCCCGAGGGCCGGCAGCAGCTCCAGCTCCCAGACATAGACCACCAGTTCGCGTGCATAGTGCAGCACCGGCTTTACCTCCGGCAGTTGGATGCCATGCACCTGCGGCAACTCGTTGATTTCAATTTCGGCCTCTGCCATCTCCAGGGGCCAGGGCAAATGATGAATATTTCCGCGATAGAGCGTGCCCTGTTTGTCTGTTGTGTACAGGCAATACCGTTCGGTGAGAAAGCTTTCAAGTCCTCCCTTTGTCCCTGGCTGGCACAAACTGCGATAACTTGCGCGAAACCGAACATCTTTTACCGTCAGCAATCGCGTGCTTTGGTAGTGAAACTCGCGCCCATCTTTCGTCTCGATTCTCATGTGGGCCCAGTAGTAGGGCAGCTTGAAAAAGGCGCGCGCAGCCAAAACCGCAGCTGGATTTGCCGCATCCAGGGAAAAAAAGAAGACTCCGGGCAGGTTGGAATGTCTTTCGCGCACATACGTCCGCAGATTCAGTTCCGGAAAGCGGTTTGCGCCAGGGATCAGAGGCATTCCCCGCAGCCGAATCCGGTCCATCCAGAAGGGGACCACGCCCACCCAGGCCGATCCATCGAAGGTATCCAGTACAAGTCCTGGAGGAATCAGATGTGCCATTTGCATTGCCGGAATCGGCCAGTGGGCGAACAGGAGATCGTTCCAGCGCTGCGTCATGGCCCAGCTCCCGGTGGGCAGCGGCCATGGGCGATGGCTTGTCTGGGAAAGGATGTTCTTCACTTCAGGCTGAGCAGCGCGTAAAGGAAGGCTCGCAAACTCCTGAAGCGGCACAACTTGCAATTGAGACAACTCTTCCAGAGGCAAATGCCGTATTCTGGTTCCCAACATGCCTGAATCCATCGCTGAACCCGTTGCTGTCACGCCTGCTGTACCTCAAAACCAGACTGAAGTCTTTGCTGTGCACGGCGCCGACCCTGAGGTGCTGGCCTACGCCATGGCCAAATATTCGCGTTCGGCGCTCTCCATGAAGGAATCGTTAAAAGAAATCAGCAGCCAGCGCGCCGAACAGTTCCTGAACACATTTTATTTCCAATATGGGCACCGCTCGATTGCAGATCTAGCACATGTTGCTTTCGCCATTGAGAGGCTATCCCTGCTGGCCGCTATTTCTCTTGTGGACGAGCAGAGGTGGGATGGGCAGGAGCGCTCCACCCGCTATCAGAATTTCAAAAAAAGCGGCTGGTTTTTACCTGACTTTGGCCAGAACCAGGCGGAAAAAGATCTGTATTCACGCCAGATTGAGGAACTTTTTGCTGCCTACCATGCAATCTCCGAGGGAATGTTTGAGTACCTGAAGACGCAGGTTGCCAGGCCCGCAGAGATGAAACAGGAAAGTTACGAACGTACTTTGCGTGCTCGCGCTTTTGACGTGGCCCGCTACCTGCTTCCTTTGGCAACCAACACATCCCTGGGACAGATTGTCAATGCGCGCACCCTGGAAACGCAGATCTCGCGCCTGCTTTCCAGCCCGTATGCGGAGGTCAGGCAGTTGGGCGAACGTCTGCGCGCTGCCGCCGGTGGAGCGGCCTGGAACGTCCATGCCGAGGAGATGGCTGCCCTGCAGTGTGAGATATCGGCGCTGGACCCTGTCCTGGGCGAAAGGGCGGCAAAACTGCTCACCCGTGAGGTAAAAACCACGCCTACACTGGTGAAATATGCAGCACCCAACCCCTACGAGATGCAGACCAGGCATGAATTGGCCCAAGCGGCGCAGGAGTTGATGAAAGGCATGACGATTGCTTCTGCTCCGGTTGTAGACCTGGTCGAGGCAGGTGAATCTCTGGAAGTAGAGATCGCCACGACTCTGCTTTATCGTGTCAGCCACTATTCCTACCGTCAACTCCGAGACCATGTGGCGGACCTGGATGAAGCAAAGCGCAACGAGATCCTTGCCCTTGGTGTCCGCCATCGTGGCCGGCATGACGAGCTGCTGCGTGAGTTTGCTGCAGGGCAGGCATTGCGGTTCGATGTTCTTATGGACATCGGCGGCTTCCGAGACATGCACCGTCATCGCCGCTGCGTGCAGATCATACAAGGCTACACTTCGACGCACGGCTATGAGGTCCCCGAAGGAATTGCCGAAGCTGGCCTGCTGCCGCAGTACCAGTCAGCCATCGATGCGGCCTTTGCCACACACCAGCAAATCGGGCAGAGCAATGCTCCGGAAGCAGCACAGTCTGCCGACTATGTTCTTCCCCTGGCCACCAGGATACGCGCGCTGTTCAAGATGGATTTCGCAGAGGCCGTCTATATTTCCGAGCTGCGATCTCAGCCCCAGGGGCACTCCTCCTACCGCCGCGTGGCCTGGGAGATGTATCAGGCAATCAAGCGGCAGTACCCTGCGCTTTCAGAATTTTTCCGGACCACGGATGTGAACGAACCGGTAGATTTGCTGAGAAGGTAGCTCTGGTTGAATCAGTGGCCGCCCTCAGGCTTGCGGGTGGCCCAGAGAATGCAGACAGCAAAAATTGTCACAAAGCTGAAAATTGAGAAGATAGCCACGGTTTTACTCCCGAGAAAAAATCAAAGACAGCATAGCAGGAGAGTCAGCCCTCCGTCAGCAGCTTTTCAAGCATGGTAATGCCTTCCCATACGGTCTTGCGTTCTGCTGCCGAGGCCCTTTTCAGGGCTTCGTTCAGAGGGTGAAGCGTCAATGCTGGCGCTTGCTTTTGCAGAAATTCCCGCACCGCTGGTGAGGGAAGAATCTGGGTCACCCTGCGGTCGCTTTCCAGAGTCTGGCGTATGAGCAGTCCCCGTTTCTCCAGCCGGTCAACGATGCCAGAGACGGTGCTGTGAGCAAGGCCCATCCTACTGGCCAGTTCTTTCATGCTGATGCCATCCTGCTTGCAGACGACCTCCATGACCAGCATCTGCGGTCCGGTGAGATGGCCGCGGGCATACTGGGCTTCCAGCGGTTTGCGCAGCGCCTGACGGATATTCTGGAGCTTTCTTTCCACCTCTCGGGCCAGTTCAGGAACGGAAATGTCTCGTGTCAATCGTGTCTCCATCAAAAGAGGAAGGGGACCAGGGCACGCACCTGCTGACGATAGCGTATGTATTCTTCGCCAAAGCGCTGTACCATCAACCATTCTTCCATGGTCACTTTAAGCCAGAACCCAAAACCAACCAATATCACTCCCAGCAGGCCACGCAGCAGCCCTCGTTGCAGAGCACACCCCAGAATGGCCAGCAAGAGACCCGTGTAGATCGGATGCCTGACTATGCTGTAAGGCCCCTTTCGCACCAGAGTATGGCCTTCCTTGATGGTGGCAACACCACTCCAGTTGCCGCCCAGAACCAGCCTGGCCCAGATACTGAACCCTACCCCAATGGCAGCCAAGAGGAATCCAGCCATGGCCATGCGCGGAGTTACCGGAAACAGGTGAACATCCAGCCAGGCTCTGGTTGGGCCATGGAAGAAGACAAGAAAGCAGCCCAGTGCCAGAATGGAAAGCTGCCAGAAGCGGGACATGCTGGATTGTCTCTGTACCGTTCGCTTGGTGCCGAGTGAGGTCAACAGCCAGACCGCGCATAGGAGGATCCACAGATAACTGGTGGCATGACGGAGGGTTTCGACGGAGTAGGACATGGTAGTTGGTTCCTCTTCTCAGATACGTCGTATACGACGTATCGTATACGACGTAATTTGATACAAAAGAGGGAGTGGTGTCAAGAAAAATTTTGATGCTGGCCTTAGAGAGTCATTTGAGGGTTCTCTTCCCGGACTGCGAGCAAGATACGGAGATCGCGCAGGTTATTGCCAGTTGGACCGGTCATCACGGTATCGCCGAGCGCGGTAAATAGAGGACAGGTATCAAAACGGCGCAGATTCTCTTCCGGGTCAAAATGGTAGGCCCGTGCACGGGAGACTGTGGTTGTGTCGGCAATGGCCCCGGCGGCGGGGCTGTTGCCATCAATGCCATCAGAACCTGCGCTGAGCACGACCATCGGCTGGCCTTCATGCCGGGCCAGTTCCAAGGCTGTGGCCAGTGCAAATTGCTGGTTGCGTCCACCGCATCCGGGGTCTCTGTCCAGTGGTACGGTGACCTCTCCGCTGGACAGCAAACACAGGCGTGGATGCTCTGCCCGCAGCTCGTGAAAGCGCTTCAGTAGATAACGGGCCGCATCCGTATAGTCCCAGTCATCGCAAGTGTTATCAATCACAACGCGGAACCCGAGTTCGTGGGCGCGGTCACGTGCGGCGTTTACAAAGTCATAGTTGGAGAGCAAAGTGTCAAATTTGGTGTGCTGAAAACTCTCCTTAGCCTCAGGGCCGTGCGTTTCCTGGATGACCTCCGGTGGCAGCGACTCAAAATAGGCGCGCACGGCTGGGGGAAATTTTTCGAGCAGTTCATAGCGAACAAGGATCTCGCGGCATTCCTCCGGCGTGGAATGGTCTGGCAGGGTAGGAGAGGACGCAACAGCGCCAAGGTCCTTGAGCGGAACATCGGCCACCAGAAGGGTCAGCTTTTCCGCCTCGGGTGCAGCGAGTGCAAGGCGGCCACCTTTTACTGCGGAAAAGTATTTGCGGACAGTATTGATTTCCGTGATGGTTGCGCCGGATGCGACCAGCGTCTCATGAAAGGCAATGCTGTCTTCCAGTGTGATTCGTGAGTCGCGTGGCAGCTCGAACATCGCTGAGCCTCCGCCGCTGACAAGAAAAAATACAAAAGTGTCCTTGCGGGCCCGTTTCAGCAGTTTTAATGCGGTCTCCGCAGCTTCAAAGGAATCCCTGTTGGGCAGCGGATGCCCTCCAGTAAAGTAGCGGATGCGCCAGTTTCGCTTTTGGGGCAATTGGGGTGCGGAACAGACGCCCCGTATCTGGATTTTTTTGGGGAGACGCTCCAGCAAAGCGTCCAGCATGGCAAGGGCGGCCTTGCCGAAGGCGATGACAAAGACCTTCTTATACTCCTTCAATTCAATCGCAACCGGCTTCAGGACTGAAGAAGGATGATGGACCAGGACGGTCCCTTCAAAGTGCAGATGGCGGTCAAAAGACCTTCCGATGTCGCACGCTGCTAAAGCATGGCGGAAGATGTCTTCGGCTGCGGTATGGAGGTCGTCGAGAGTGGTCATGAGACTTTTGTCGGAAGCAGATAGGTTTGCACCCAGTTACGGATGGCCAGTTGCACCTCGTCCAGTTTACCCGTGAAGAAATGTTCGGCGCCTTCCACCCAGACGACTTCGACGGGCGGGGCAACTTCATCAAAGACCGCCTCAAGCTGTTTGCGTGGAGCGAACTGGTCCATTGTTCCGCTGATAAAAAGCTTGGGCTGCGGACAGGATTGCAGAAATTGGTAATGGTAGTCGCGTCCTTCGGCATGGGTCGGTAGTCCCAGGGCCACCAGGCCTTGAACGCGAGGGTCCCCACAGCAGGCACGTAATCCGACGGCCGCGCCAAAAGAGAAGCCCGCACAGAGGACCGGCAGACCAAATTCACGGTCCAGCCAGTCTACGGCAGCACGAACATCGTCCTGCTCGCCATGTCCATGGTCATGGGTGCCATCGCTGAGCCCGGTACCACGAAAATTGAAGCGCAGAACAGGCAATCCGAGCGTCTGGAGCGCTTTCATCGCGTGGTATACCACTTTGTTATGCATTGTGCCACCACCAAGCGGATGCGGATGGCAGACCAAAGCTGCCATTGCTGCATCTGGGCCCCCTGTATTCAAAAGCGCCTCAAGTTTTCCCGCGGGTCCGCGAAGGTCATCAATCGTTCGCAGCGTGGCTGCGCCAGAATCGGCCATTGTCATTGTCCAACAACATTGTATTCTGAGATTCGATGACGTTTGATCCAGTGCAATTGACGAGAAGGCTCATTGATATTGAGTCGATTACCTACAATGAAGGTGCTGTCGGTGAATTTCTTGCCGATTTCCTTTTTCAGCGCGGTTTTTCTGTAGAAAAGATGCCGGTAGAAACACCGGATCGCTTCAATGTCTATGCTGGGGTGAAAGACGAGACACCTGACGTGGTTTTTTCCACACACATGGATACCGTCCCGCCATTTCTTCCTAGCAGCGAGGACGATGAATTTATCTATGGTCGTGGCGCCTGCGACGCCAAGGGCATTATTGCCGCGCAGATTGCTGCTGCTGAGCAGCTTCGCGATGCCGGGATTCGCGCTGGGTTGCTCTTTGTTGTAGGGGAAGAGCGTGATTCCGCAGGAGCAAAGGTTGCCAATGCGCAGCCCCGGGGCAGCCGCTTTCTGATTAACGGAGAGCCTACGGACAACCGGCTGGCCATCGCATCCAAGGGAGCCTTGCGTGCCGCCATTCGTGCAAAAGGGAGGATGGCGCACTCGGCCTATCCTGAACTGGGAGAGAGTGCCGTGCATAAGCTTGTGGAGGCGCTCCACCGCCTGTTGCAAATCGAATTGCCGGTCACAGAAGATGTTGGCCCCAGTACGCTGAATGTAGGTCTGCTGGAAGGGGGGCGTGCGCCAAACGTGATTGCAGACTATGCTGAGGCGCAAGTGCTGGTGCGTCTGGTTGGGCCCTCCGCCGAGATACGACGTTCCATCGAAGAAGCAGTTGCCGGTCTGGCAGAGGTTGAATTTACGCTGGAAATCCCGTTTACCCGCCTGCATGCTCTGGATGGATTTCCTACGATGGCCGCCGCATTTACGACAGACATTCCTGCGCTTACGAACTGGGGAGAGCCGCTCCTGCTGGGACCAGGATCCATTCATGTTGCTCATACATCGAATGAGAAACTGGCAAAACGCGAGTTGTTTGATGCCATCGGATTGTATATCGAGGTAGCCAGGCGACTGGTGTCTCATCCTGCATAAACGAGGCAAAGCGCCATGTCTGGACTGAACGCCCTACAATACGCAGCATCCTCATATTTGCGGTCTGCCATGCATCAACCAGTGCAATGGCATGAGTGGTCGCCAGAGGTATTTTTGCTGGCAGTGCAGCAGGACAAGCCCATTCTGCTGGACATCGGTGCGGTATGGTGCCACTGGTGCCATGTCATGGACCGTGAATCCTACGAGGACCCGGTCCTGGCACAAATCATCAATGAGCATTACATTGCCATCAAGGTCGACCGCGACGAACGGCCTGACGTGGACAGCCGTTATCAGGCCGCAGTGCAGGCCATTTCCGGACAAGGGGGATGGCCTCTGACAGCGGTCCTCACTCCGGATGGACGGCCCTTTTTCGGTGGAACCTACTTTCCGCGCGACGACCGCTATGGACGCCCTGGGTTTGAGCGCGTTCTGCGCACTCTGGCCGAGGTCTGGAAAAGCAGACGCGAGGAGGCGATCGAAACCGCGCAGAGTGTTCTTGCTGCAGTGGAACACGGCGAAACCTTTTCCGGACGGGCCTCCAACCTGGGCCCGGAACTAGTAAATCAGCTTGTTGCGAAGACGCTCAGCCAGTGGGACCCACGGTATGGAGGCTTCGGCAGCCAGCCTAAGTTTCCTCATCCTGCAGCCGTGGACCTTTTGCTTGATGTGGCGGCGCGCGGTCATGAGGGCGCAAAAAAAGTGGCAATCAGCACGCTCAAGAAGATGGCCGCAGGTGGAATCTACGATCATCTTGCAGGTGGTTTTCATCGTTATTCCGTAGATGAGCGTTGGGTTGTGCCGCACTTTGAAAAGATGCTGTATGACAATGCTGAGCTACTGAAAAACTATGTTCATGCTTTCCAGACATTTGTAGAGCCACAGTTTGCTTACATCACACGGGACATCATGCGCTGGATGGACCAATGGCTTACAGATCGCACACGCGGCGGCTTTTACGCCTCGCAGGACGCGGATATTTCACTTGAAGATGACGGCGATTATTTTACCTGGACGCGCGAAGAAGCAGCAGCTGTCCTGAACAACGCAGAACTGGCCGTGGCTGAGATTTATTACGACATTGGCGAGATGGGAGACATGCACCACAATCCTAAAAAGAATGTGCTGCATGTGACGCACTCGATTGAAGAGGTAGCGCAAAAACTCTCCAGAGACGTGTCAGAGGTGGAACGCGATCTTGCATCGGCGAAAGAGAAGTTGTATCAGGCGCGGCTTCAACGTCCGACTCCTTTTATTGACAAAACCATCTATACAGGCTGGAATGCATTGGCGGTCTCAGCCTACCTGGAAGCGGATCGAGTACTGCAGCTTCCTGTTGCAGGGAGCTTCGCCCTGAAGACCCTGAACAGAATTCTGCTTGAGGGTTGGGACCCGAAAAGCGGGCTGAAACACGTTATTGCTTATGCGGCGGGGGTGGCTTCCAGACAGCAGATTACTGGCGTGCTCGATGATTACGCTTTCCTCATCCATGCCTGCGTCGATGCATGGCAGGCCACCGGTCTTCTGCGCTATTTCAGCATTGCCGTGGAGCTGGCCGACGCGATGATCATCCGCTTTTACGATGAGACAGGCGGGGGGTTCTTTGACACGGAGACCCAAAGCATTTCCGCCCCTGGTGCTTTGCGCGCACGCCGAAAACCCTTACAGGACACCCCGACCCCGGCTGGAAATCCTGCTGCAGCTGCGGCGCTGCTTCGCCTGGAAGCACTCAGCGGGCGGCCAGATTTTCGTGAGAAGGCCGAAGACACTTTGGAGCACTTTGGCGGTATTGTCGAGCAGTTTGGTCTTTTTGCCGGGACTTATGGACTTGCTCTGCAACGGCTTCTTTTGCCTCCGCTCCAGGTGGTCATTATTGGTGAAGATGAGCGGGCAAAAAACCTGGCTGCGATGGCCACTGCGCGCTATGCCGTCAATAAGTCCGTGATTTTACTGCGGCCTGATCAGATTACAGAGCAGAATCTACCTCCGGTGCTGGCGGCGACCTTGCCTGGATTGCCTAAGCTCCATTCCGGAGACAGCTTTGCTATCGTCTGCAAAGGAAACACCTGCCTGCCTCCGGTCAGAGATGCGGAGGAGTTGTTGCAGGAACTGAGCGGGGCCTGAATCAGGCTGAGACCTCGGCCTTCTCCCGGACCAAGCTGCTGTCGTCGTTCCCGACTTTGAGGAGGTTTAGGATAGGCGTCGTGCTCATTGTGGTCACCAGTGCCATAACGACCATCATGGTGAAGAGCGTGGGAGAAAAGGCGCCCACGTTGTAAGCAATATTCAGCACGACCAGCTCCACCAATCCCCGAGTATTCATCAGCGCACCCAGGGCAAAGGCATTTCGCCATCTTTGGCCTGTCCAGCGGGCAGCCAGAACGCCGCCCCCCATCTTTCCAAAGACTGCGCCAGCCAGCACGATGGCGGTCCACCACCACATTTTTGCATCGTCCAGCAGGTCCAGCCGGGTGCGCAGACCGGTCAGAGCGAAGAAAAGCGGCAGGAGCAGGGCAGAGGTCACCATGTCGAGTTTTGCCCGGACCGCCTGCTGCCAATGCTCAATGCGCGGAAAGCATACGCCAGCAAGGAAGGCCCCGAAGAGCGGATGCACGCCAATCCATTCCGTGGCAGCCGCCGAGGCCAGTGCGAAGATGATGAAAATGCCCAGCAGTTCGAGGGAAAGATTTGGCTTTTTGCGTAAGGTAACGGCCCGTGCAGCGAGGGGACGTACCATGCCAAGCATCAGCAGGAGATACATGGCCAGGTATGCGAGGCGCAAGGGCAAGGAAGCCGGCCCCCCATCGGCCCCGATCAAAGTGAGCGCGAATGCCAGCAGCGTCCAGGCCAGCACATCATCCACCGCTGCACAAAGAATGGCCGTCGTGCCCAGCGGCGTACCCTGCAGACGCCGCTCTTCCAGAATGCGCGCCAGAACGGGAAATGCCGTGATACTCATTGCGATACCCAGGAAAAGCACGAACGGAAGATTCCCGATGCCATGCGGTGCAAACCGGATGCGCAGTGAGTGCGCCAACGCTGCGGCCGTGATAAAGGGAATGAGAATGCTTGTTCCGCTGGCCAGCACTGCGGTCCTGCGTTGACATATAAGCTGGTCATAGTCCAGCTCCATGCCAATCAGGAAGAGATAGAGCACAAGTCCAACGGTTGAAAGAATCTCAAGAGGGTGG from Pseudacidobacterium ailaaui includes these protein-coding regions:
- a CDS encoding M20/M25/M40 family metallo-hydrolase, with translation MTFDPVQLTRRLIDIESITYNEGAVGEFLADFLFQRGFSVEKMPVETPDRFNVYAGVKDETPDVVFSTHMDTVPPFLPSSEDDEFIYGRGACDAKGIIAAQIAAAEQLRDAGIRAGLLFVVGEERDSAGAKVANAQPRGSRFLINGEPTDNRLAIASKGALRAAIRAKGRMAHSAYPELGESAVHKLVEALHRLLQIELPVTEDVGPSTLNVGLLEGGRAPNVIADYAEAQVLVRLVGPSAEIRRSIEEAVAGLAEVEFTLEIPFTRLHALDGFPTMAAAFTTDIPALTNWGEPLLLGPGSIHVAHTSNEKLAKRELFDAIGLYIEVARRLVSHPA
- a CDS encoding MarR family winged helix-turn-helix transcriptional regulator; this translates as MTRDISVPELAREVERKLQNIRQALRKPLEAQYARGHLTGPQMLVMEVVCKQDGISMKELASRMGLAHSTVSGIVDRLEKRGLLIRQTLESDRRVTQILPSPAVREFLQKQAPALTLHPLNEALKRASAAERKTVWEGITMLEKLLTEG
- a CDS encoding FAD-dependent thymidylate synthase, producing MPESIAEPVAVTPAVPQNQTEVFAVHGADPEVLAYAMAKYSRSALSMKESLKEISSQRAEQFLNTFYFQYGHRSIADLAHVAFAIERLSLLAAISLVDEQRWDGQERSTRYQNFKKSGWFLPDFGQNQAEKDLYSRQIEELFAAYHAISEGMFEYLKTQVARPAEMKQESYERTLRARAFDVARYLLPLATNTSLGQIVNARTLETQISRLLSSPYAEVRQLGERLRAAAGGAAWNVHAEEMAALQCEISALDPVLGERAAKLLTREVKTTPTLVKYAAPNPYEMQTRHELAQAAQELMKGMTIASAPVVDLVEAGESLEVEIATTLLYRVSHYSYRQLRDHVADLDEAKRNEILALGVRHRGRHDELLREFAAGQALRFDVLMDIGGFRDMHRHRRCVQIIQGYTSTHGYEVPEGIAEAGLLPQYQSAIDAAFATHQQIGQSNAPEAAQSADYVLPLATRIRALFKMDFAEAVYISELRSQPQGHSSYRRVAWEMYQAIKRQYPALSEFFRTTDVNEPVDLLRR
- the fabG gene encoding 3-oxoacyl-[acyl-carrier-protein] reductase, whose protein sequence is MSSLQGKTALVTGASQGIGRACAIALAHAGAKIALAARNEEKLNQVAAEITANGGTAKAFVLDIANEESIKSTAKAVQDHFGTVHILVNNAGITKDTLLLRMKRSDWDDVIATNLTGTFLLTQALIGPMLKARWGRIINISSVVGETGQAGQANYAASKAGLIGFTKSLARELASRNITANAVAPGYIETAMTAVLDEKQRTAMLTQVPLGRPGTEEDVAKAVRFLASDDASYITGHVLDVNGGMYMG
- a CDS encoding cation:proton antiporter, translated to MTLLLAQMSVILAVTLICGWMARRLGQARVIGEMVGGILLGPSVFGRLAPHTSILLFSAGSLHPLEILSTVGLVLYLFLIGMELDYDQLICQRRTAVLASGTSILIPFITAAALAHSLRIRFAPHGIGNLPFVLFLGIAMSITAFPVLARILEERRLQGTPLGTTAILCAAVDDVLAWTLLAFALTLIGADGGPASLPLRLAYLAMYLLLMLGMVRPLAARAVTLRKKPNLSLELLGIFIIFALASAAATEWIGVHPLFGAFLAGVCFPRIEHWQQAVRAKLDMVTSALLLPLFFALTGLRTRLDLLDDAKMWWWTAIVLAGAVFGKMGGGVLAARWTGQRWRNAFALGALMNTRGLVELVVLNIAYNVGAFSPTLFTMMVVMALVTTMSTTPILNLLKVGNDDSSLVREKAEVSA
- a CDS encoding thioredoxin domain-containing protein → MSGLNALQYAASSYLRSAMHQPVQWHEWSPEVFLLAVQQDKPILLDIGAVWCHWCHVMDRESYEDPVLAQIINEHYIAIKVDRDERPDVDSRYQAAVQAISGQGGWPLTAVLTPDGRPFFGGTYFPRDDRYGRPGFERVLRTLAEVWKSRREEAIETAQSVLAAVEHGETFSGRASNLGPELVNQLVAKTLSQWDPRYGGFGSQPKFPHPAAVDLLLDVAARGHEGAKKVAISTLKKMAAGGIYDHLAGGFHRYSVDERWVVPHFEKMLYDNAELLKNYVHAFQTFVEPQFAYITRDIMRWMDQWLTDRTRGGFYASQDADISLEDDGDYFTWTREEAAAVLNNAELAVAEIYYDIGEMGDMHHNPKKNVLHVTHSIEEVAQKLSRDVSEVERDLASAKEKLYQARLQRPTPFIDKTIYTGWNALAVSAYLEADRVLQLPVAGSFALKTLNRILLEGWDPKSGLKHVIAYAAGVASRQQITGVLDDYAFLIHACVDAWQATGLLRYFSIAVELADAMIIRFYDETGGGFFDTETQSISAPGALRARRKPLQDTPTPAGNPAAAAALLRLEALSGRPDFREKAEDTLEHFGGIVEQFGLFAGTYGLALQRLLLPPLQVVIIGEDERAKNLAAMATARYAVNKSVILLRPDQITEQNLPPVLAATLPGLPKLHSGDSFAIVCKGNTCLPPVRDAEELLQELSGA
- a CDS encoding glycerate kinase type-2 family protein, translated to MTTLDDLHTAAEDIFRHALAACDIGRSFDRHLHFEGTVLVHHPSSVLKPVAIELKEYKKVFVIAFGKAALAMLDALLERLPKKIQIRGVCSAPQLPQKRNWRIRYFTGGHPLPNRDSFEAAETALKLLKRARKDTFVFFLVSGGGSAMFELPRDSRITLEDSIAFHETLVASGATITEINTVRKYFSAVKGGRLALAAPEAEKLTLLVADVPLKDLGAVASSPTLPDHSTPEECREILVRYELLEKFPPAVRAYFESLPPEVIQETHGPEAKESFQHTKFDTLLSNYDFVNAARDRAHELGFRVVIDNTCDDWDYTDAARYLLKRFHELRAEHPRLCLLSSGEVTVPLDRDPGCGGRNQQFALATALELARHEGQPMVVLSAGSDGIDGNSPAAGAIADTTTVSRARAYHFDPEENLRRFDTCPLFTALGDTVMTGPTGNNLRDLRILLAVREENPQMTL
- a CDS encoding YqjF family protein — its product is MSQLQVVPLQEFASLPLRAAQPEVKNILSQTSHRPWPLPTGSWAMTQRWNDLLFAHWPIPAMQMAHLIPPGLVLDTFDGSAWVGVVPFWMDRIRLRGMPLIPGANRFPELNLRTYVRERHSNLPGVFFFSLDAANPAAVLAARAFFKLPYYWAHMRIETKDGREFHYQSTRLLTVKDVRFRASYRSLCQPGTKGGLESFLTERYCLYTTDKQGTLYRGNIHHLPWPLEMAEAEIEINELPQVHGIQLPEVKPVLHYARELVVYVWELELLPALGKHASAAPVPVAKPL
- a CDS encoding methyltransferase family protein; the protein is MSYSVETLRHATSYLWILLCAVWLLTSLGTKRTVQRQSSMSRFWQLSILALGCFLVFFHGPTRAWLDVHLFPVTPRMAMAGFLLAAIGVGFSIWARLVLGGNWSGVATIKEGHTLVRKGPYSIVRHPIYTGLLLAILGCALQRGLLRGLLGVILVGFGFWLKVTMEEWLMVQRFGEEYIRYRQQVRALVPFLF
- a CDS encoding alpha/beta hydrolase — translated: MADSGAATLRTIDDLRGPAGKLEALLNTGGPDAAMAALVCHPHPLGGGTMHNKVVYHAMKALQTLGLPVLRFNFRGTGLSDGTHDHGHGEQDDVRAAVDWLDREFGLPVLCAGFSFGAAVGLRACCGDPRVQGLVALGLPTHAEGRDYHYQFLQSCPQPKLFISGTMDQFAPRKQLEAVFDEVAPPVEVVWVEGAEHFFTGKLDEVQLAIRNWVQTYLLPTKVS